The following is a genomic window from Bosea sp. RAC05.
GGCCCCACGATCTCGCTGACGGCCATCCCGGCCGTGGTCCGGAAGAAGGCTGGCCGGTCGAAGGGCAGGCCGTGCTCGCGGTGCCAGCTCTCCCAGGCGTCGTCATGGAAGCGCATGTTGTCGACGATGGTGCCGTCCATGTCGAAGATCAGCGCGCCGGCCGGCTCGTCCCAGGCCTTCGTGCTGGAGGGGTTCGGCTCAGTCGTCATCGTCGGCCTCGAACAGTCCCTCGGGCGGAACCGCCTCGATCCGCCGGGCGGCGATGTCGATGCGCGGCGCGAAGGCCTTGGTGAAGGGCATCAGCACCGAGCGCCCGTCCGGCAGCAGAATGTCGAGCAGGTCGCCCGCGCCGTAATTGGCGACGGTGGTGACCGTCCCCAGAACCACGCCATCGGGACCGACGACCGCGCAGCCGATCAGATCGGCCTGCAGGAACTCGTCCTCGTCCTCGGGCGCCGGGATCTTGTCGCGGGACACGAAGAGGTTGACGCCGTTGAGGCTCTCGGCCGCCTCGCGGCTGGTGATGCCCTTGAGGCGGGCGACCACGACCTCCTTGGCCGGGCGGATCTCGGCGATCTCGAAGCGCCGGCCCTTCTCGTCGGTCAGCGGGCCGTAGTCGGCGATGGCCAGCGGATCGCCGGTGAAGGCCTTGATCCGGACCTCGCCCTTGATGCCATGCGCGGCGCCGATGACGCCGAGCAGGATGAGCTTGTCGTCAGCGGCCATGCTGCACCCCCTCATCGAGGAGAGGCACGGCCGTCATGCTCGCCCCTGTGGCGAGCATCCACGGCTTGAACTCAGGTCGCGACGAGCGAAGACGTGGATGGTCGGGACAAGCCCGACCATGACGAACAGCATCGCGAGCCCGAGACCGCATCACGCCTCGGCTTCGGCCGGAGCGGCGGACTTGGCGGCCTTCTTCTCGGCGCGCTCCTTGGCCTTCTCGCCGGGAACGCCCTTGGCCGGGTTGCTGCGGACCGGGCGCTTGGCGAGGCCGGCGGCGTCCAGGAAGCGCAGCACGCGGTCGGTCGGCTGGGCGCCCTTGGCGAGCCACTCCTTGGCCTTCTCGACGTCGAGCACGACGCGCTCCGGCGAATCCTTCGCCTTCATCGGATCATAGGAGCCGATCTTCTCGATGAAGCGGCCATCGCGCGGCGAGCGGGCATCGGCGACGACGATGCGGTAGTACGGGCGCTTCTTGGCGCCGCCACGGGTCAGGCGGATCTTGAGGGACATTCGCGTCTTTCCTTGGGTTTTGAACGGGTAAGCGTTGCGGTGGAAATCAGGGCTTGTTGTCGTCGACCAGCTGGTCGATCGCGGCCCAGGGATCGTCCTTCAT
Proteins encoded in this region:
- the rimM gene encoding ribosome maturation factor RimM (Essential for efficient processing of 16S rRNA) — translated: MAADDKLILLGVIGAAHGIKGEVRIKAFTGDPLAIADYGPLTDEKGRRFEIAEIRPAKEVVVARLKGITSREAAESLNGVNLFVSRDKIPAPEDEDEFLQADLIGCAVVGPDGVVLGTVTTVANYGAGDLLDILLPDGRSVLMPFTKAFAPRIDIAARRIEAVPPEGLFEADDDD
- the rpsP gene encoding 30S ribosomal protein S16; this encodes MSLKIRLTRGGAKKRPYYRIVVADARSPRDGRFIEKIGSYDPMKAKDSPERVVLDVEKAKEWLAKGAQPTDRVLRFLDAAGLAKRPVRSNPAKGVPGEKAKERAEKKAAKSAAPAEAEA